The following are encoded together in the Myxococcus virescens genome:
- a CDS encoding TetR/AcrR family transcriptional regulator: MASRDGTRADGAQETGKPPARPGGRREAHRREREQSLEDAALKLFLARGLDGVTIDDITQAAGVAKGTFYRYFDDKAALVDGLLEPVRRELLAGLETCGHSLAEARNVEAMFDAYRAVAAVIASALLQYPGVVRLYLQESRGPAVGARTKVAELARQVARHAVDITQKAHTSGLLRPIRPAVSGLAVVGAVERLLLAVLSEEDIGNPLELPDALTTLVLDGLRLPPEVRPGRRKLDGGPKRP, from the coding sequence ATGGCGAGCCGGGATGGCACGCGGGCGGATGGCGCCCAGGAGACGGGCAAGCCGCCCGCACGGCCCGGAGGCCGCCGCGAGGCCCACCGCCGAGAGCGAGAGCAGTCCCTGGAGGACGCCGCGCTGAAGCTGTTCCTGGCGCGGGGCCTGGATGGCGTCACCATCGACGACATCACCCAGGCGGCCGGGGTGGCCAAGGGGACGTTCTACCGGTACTTCGACGACAAGGCGGCGCTGGTGGACGGCCTGCTGGAGCCGGTGCGCCGCGAGCTGCTGGCCGGGCTGGAGACGTGCGGCCACTCCCTGGCGGAGGCGCGCAACGTGGAGGCCATGTTCGACGCGTACCGCGCGGTGGCGGCGGTGATTGCCAGCGCCCTCCTCCAGTACCCGGGTGTGGTGCGGCTGTACCTCCAGGAGTCCCGGGGGCCCGCCGTGGGGGCGCGGACGAAGGTGGCGGAGCTGGCGCGGCAGGTGGCGCGTCACGCGGTGGACATCACGCAGAAGGCGCACACCAGCGGGCTGCTGCGCCCCATCCGTCCGGCGGTGAGCGGACTGGCGGTGGTGGGCGCCGTGGAGCGGCTGCTGCTGGCGGTGCTGAGCGAGGAGGACATCGGCAACCCGCTGGAGCTGCCGGACGCGCTCACCACGCTGGTGCTGGACGGGCTGCGCCTGCCCCCGGAGGTCCGCCCCGGGCGCCGGAAGTTGGACGGAGGCCCCAAGCGCCCCTAA
- a CDS encoding M28 family metallopeptidase: MATKVSDSPRPLPSLPPRAAVAKDPRAAESPAKPASAPPGWNADRFESSARAPRPLVCTVPTPPPTAPVEPAPAPEPEVDSVAVDSDPMTHIAYLSSDELQGRDSPSAGLDAASLYVQQHVQKYGLVGPNTNNPDNAFEQRFDVYSFAGRPGVRGESGEHAHTPSTYGHALFEGGFYLDDNMPKETLALLNQQYEKSMNARGLPLAPPREGARRSVEELRQLASPSGQAVNTMALLPGSGPNKDEVIVVMAHLDHDGVDRRGNVLNGADDNASGSAVLMAAVPELAEAARRGELDRSVLFLWTGAEEKGLVGSQYFVDHPIPGLGMEEIAGVINVDMVGRWDDQRLSVVDTNSRGQPNYFRDVLDQANAKLDDPFDRINRDINVFRDRQDGASFGRKGEDVLFMFEGLSNPNGGGDLIPEYHRADDDIDLIVRDNGGEKPRRIKDLMVNVIGLAANRTTEP; this comes from the coding sequence ATGGCCACGAAAGTCAGCGACAGCCCGCGTCCTCTCCCCTCACTTCCGCCGCGCGCCGCCGTGGCGAAGGACCCCCGGGCCGCCGAGTCCCCGGCGAAGCCCGCCAGCGCGCCTCCTGGTTGGAACGCGGACCGCTTCGAGTCATCGGCCCGCGCGCCCCGACCGCTCGTGTGCACCGTGCCCACGCCGCCGCCCACCGCGCCGGTGGAGCCGGCCCCCGCGCCGGAGCCGGAGGTGGACAGCGTCGCGGTGGACTCGGACCCGATGACGCACATCGCGTACCTGTCCTCGGACGAGCTCCAGGGCCGCGACAGCCCGTCAGCCGGTCTGGATGCCGCGTCGCTGTACGTGCAGCAGCACGTGCAGAAGTACGGCCTCGTCGGCCCCAACACGAACAACCCGGACAACGCCTTCGAGCAGCGCTTCGACGTGTACTCGTTCGCGGGCCGGCCCGGGGTGCGCGGCGAATCGGGCGAGCACGCCCACACGCCGAGCACCTACGGACACGCGCTGTTCGAGGGCGGCTTCTACCTCGACGACAACATGCCCAAGGAGACGCTCGCGCTGCTCAACCAGCAGTACGAGAAGTCGATGAACGCGCGCGGCCTGCCCCTGGCGCCGCCGCGCGAGGGGGCGCGGCGAAGCGTGGAGGAGCTGCGCCAGCTCGCCTCCCCGTCCGGACAGGCGGTGAACACCATGGCGCTGCTGCCGGGCTCGGGGCCGAACAAGGACGAGGTCATCGTGGTGATGGCCCACCTGGACCACGACGGCGTGGACCGGCGCGGCAACGTCCTCAACGGCGCGGACGACAACGCCTCCGGCAGCGCGGTGCTGATGGCGGCGGTGCCGGAGCTGGCGGAGGCGGCCAGGCGCGGCGAGCTGGACCGCTCCGTGCTCTTCCTGTGGACGGGCGCCGAGGAGAAGGGCCTGGTGGGCTCGCAGTACTTCGTGGACCACCCGATTCCGGGGCTCGGCATGGAGGAGATTGCCGGCGTCATCAACGTGGACATGGTGGGCCGCTGGGATGACCAGCGCCTGTCCGTGGTGGACACCAACTCGCGCGGACAGCCCAACTACTTCCGGGACGTGCTGGACCAGGCGAACGCGAAGCTCGATGACCCGTTCGACCGCATCAACCGGGACATCAACGTGTTCCGCGACCGGCAGGACGGTGCGTCCTTCGGGCGCAAGGGCGAGGACGTCCTCTTCATGTTCGAGGGCCTGTCCAACCCCAACGGCGGCGGAGACCTCATCCCCGAGTACCACCGGGCCGACGACGACATCGACCTCATCGTCCGCGACAACGGCGGAGAGAAGCCGCGCCGCATCAAGGATTTGATGGTCAACGTCATCGGGCTCGCCGCCAATCGGACGACAGAGCCCTGA
- a CDS encoding glucosamine-6-phosphate deaminase, which produces MRIRVFDSEREAAATCAQRIARAVAARPSLVLGLPTGRTPLNVYRELVELFTRGGLDWAQVRTFNLDEFLGVSADDAGSFRAYMERHLFQHVNLSPANIQFLDGAVEDAEAECARYEARLAEAGGLDLVLLGLGSNGHLAFNEPADGLRARCHRTRLSRQTREANLMLFGDDPSRVPMEALTLGMASILQARQALLLAFGEAKAEAVRGMVEGPVSPRCPASFLQLHPDVEVWLDPAAARAL; this is translated from the coding sequence ATGCGCATCCGCGTCTTCGATTCCGAGCGGGAGGCCGCCGCCACGTGCGCCCAGCGAATCGCCCGAGCGGTGGCGGCACGCCCCTCCCTGGTGCTGGGGCTCCCCACGGGGCGCACGCCGCTCAACGTGTACCGGGAGCTGGTGGAATTGTTCACACGCGGCGGTTTGGATTGGGCCCAGGTCCGGACCTTCAACCTGGATGAGTTTCTGGGGGTGTCGGCGGACGACGCGGGCAGCTTCCGCGCCTACATGGAGCGGCACCTCTTCCAGCACGTCAACCTGTCGCCCGCGAACATCCAGTTCCTGGATGGCGCGGTGGAGGACGCGGAGGCGGAGTGCGCGCGCTACGAGGCCCGGTTGGCAGAAGCGGGCGGACTGGACCTGGTGTTGCTGGGGCTCGGTTCGAACGGGCACCTGGCCTTCAACGAGCCGGCGGACGGCCTGCGCGCGCGGTGTCACCGGACGCGGCTGAGCCGCCAGACGCGCGAGGCCAACCTCATGCTCTTCGGGGATGACCCGTCGCGCGTGCCGATGGAGGCGCTCACGCTGGGCATGGCCAGCATCCTCCAGGCACGGCAGGCGCTGCTGCTGGCTTTCGGCGAGGCCAAGGCGGAGGCGGTGCGCGGCATGGTGGAGGGCCCCGTCTCCCCCCGCTGTCCCGCCTCCTTCCTCCAGCTCCACCCGGACGTCGAGGTGTGGCTGGACCCGGCGGCGGCTCGCGCGCTGTAG
- a CDS encoding sterol desaturase family protein, translating to MIGIPLGWVYSNFGEWVLHRSVLHGLGKNRKSFWSFHWHEHHQKSRRHDMVDDQYMRSLWSWSAQTKELMGLAVLALAHAPLLPVAPFFVGTVWACAANYYFVHRRAHLDPKWAREHLPWHYDHHMGKDQNANWCVTHPFFDLVMGTRREFLNVQPPASKQPAPVEQPVPAPVEARKRAAAASGLR from the coding sequence ATGATCGGCATCCCCCTGGGCTGGGTTTACTCCAATTTCGGTGAATGGGTCCTTCACAGGTCCGTCCTGCACGGCCTGGGGAAGAACCGGAAGAGCTTCTGGAGCTTCCACTGGCACGAGCACCACCAGAAGTCGCGGCGCCACGACATGGTGGACGACCAGTACATGCGCTCGCTGTGGAGCTGGTCGGCGCAGACCAAGGAGCTGATGGGGCTGGCGGTGCTGGCGCTGGCCCACGCGCCGCTGTTGCCGGTGGCGCCCTTCTTCGTGGGGACGGTGTGGGCCTGCGCGGCGAACTACTACTTCGTCCACCGGCGCGCGCACCTGGACCCGAAGTGGGCGCGTGAGCACCTGCCGTGGCACTACGACCACCACATGGGCAAGGACCAGAACGCGAACTGGTGCGTGACGCACCCGTTCTTCGACCTGGTCATGGGCACGCGGCGCGAGTTCCTCAACGTGCAACCTCCCGCGTCCAAGCAGCCCGCGCCCGTCGAACAGCCCGTGCCCGCGCCCGTGGAGGCCCGGAAGCGCGCGGCGGCGGCTTCCGGGCTCCGGTAA
- a CDS encoding long-chain fatty acid--CoA ligase — MLPGRMMDFPLTLNHLLERARTFYPRSEIVSRNPDKSLHRYTYADFYARTCQLANALTRLGVKAGDRVATLSWNHYRHLEVYYGVPCMGAVVHTLNLRLHPNDLGYIARHAEDSVVVVDRSLLPLFEKFKDAVPSIRHVIVVPDAGPAPEGTLDYEALLAAESPVFDFPQLDENSASMLCYTSGTTGNPKGVLYSHRSTVLHALACCMTDVTGMREADAVMPVVPMFHAAAWGLAFDAVLTGAKLVLPGPHLDPPSLLDLMAAEKVTLAGGVPTIWIGILALLDQSPNKWDLSSMRSMLIGGSAAPPSLIEGFQQRHGLEVVHAWGMTEMSPVGTMAKVKGPLRQAAPETKSSARASQGFALPFVETRVTSDDGTLLPWDGETMGELEVRGPWVASSYFSDEGADRFTKDGWFKTGDVVTIDSHGYVRICDRSKDVIKSGGEWISSVALENALMAHPAVLEAAVFAGKHPKWDERPLAAVALKEGQQVTKEELTAHLAGQFAKMWLPDDYVFVPQVPRTSTGKFLKTKLREDYGDHLLKNPKADAAT, encoded by the coding sequence ATGCTGCCAGGCCGCATGATGGATTTCCCGCTCACGCTGAACCACTTGTTGGAGCGTGCACGGACGTTCTACCCGCGCTCGGAAATCGTCAGCCGCAACCCGGACAAGTCGCTGCACCGCTACACGTACGCGGACTTCTACGCGCGCACGTGCCAGTTGGCCAACGCGCTGACGCGGTTGGGCGTGAAGGCCGGGGACCGGGTGGCCACGCTGAGCTGGAATCACTACCGGCACCTGGAGGTGTATTACGGCGTGCCGTGCATGGGCGCGGTGGTGCACACGCTCAACCTGCGCCTGCACCCCAATGACCTGGGCTACATCGCGCGGCACGCGGAAGACTCCGTGGTGGTGGTGGACCGCTCGCTGCTGCCACTGTTCGAGAAGTTCAAGGACGCGGTGCCCAGCATCCGCCACGTCATCGTGGTGCCGGACGCGGGCCCCGCGCCGGAGGGGACGCTCGACTACGAAGCACTGCTGGCGGCCGAGTCCCCGGTCTTCGACTTTCCCCAGCTCGATGAGAACTCCGCGTCGATGCTCTGCTACACGTCGGGCACCACGGGCAATCCGAAGGGCGTGCTCTACAGCCACCGCTCCACCGTGCTGCACGCCCTGGCGTGTTGCATGACGGACGTGACGGGCATGCGCGAGGCGGACGCGGTGATGCCGGTGGTGCCCATGTTCCACGCCGCCGCGTGGGGCCTGGCCTTCGACGCCGTCCTCACCGGCGCGAAGCTGGTGCTCCCCGGGCCGCACCTGGACCCGCCCTCCCTGCTGGACTTGATGGCGGCGGAGAAGGTCACCCTGGCGGGCGGCGTGCCCACCATCTGGATTGGAATCCTGGCGCTGCTGGACCAGTCGCCGAACAAGTGGGACCTGAGCAGCATGCGGTCCATGCTGATTGGTGGCTCGGCGGCGCCTCCGTCGCTGATTGAGGGCTTCCAGCAGCGGCATGGGCTGGAAGTGGTCCACGCGTGGGGCATGACGGAGATGAGCCCCGTCGGAACGATGGCGAAGGTCAAGGGGCCGCTGCGGCAGGCGGCGCCAGAGACGAAGTCCTCGGCGCGGGCGTCCCAGGGGTTCGCGCTGCCGTTCGTGGAGACGCGCGTCACCAGCGACGACGGCACGCTGCTGCCCTGGGATGGGGAGACGATGGGTGAACTGGAGGTCCGGGGGCCCTGGGTCGCGTCGTCCTACTTCAGCGACGAGGGCGCGGACCGCTTCACGAAGGACGGCTGGTTCAAGACGGGCGACGTGGTGACCATCGACTCGCACGGTTACGTGCGCATCTGCGACCGCAGCAAGGACGTCATCAAGTCGGGCGGTGAGTGGATCTCCTCCGTGGCGCTGGAGAACGCGCTGATGGCGCACCCGGCGGTGCTGGAGGCGGCCGTCTTCGCAGGGAAACATCCGAAGTGGGATGAGCGCCCGCTGGCCGCGGTGGCACTCAAGGAGGGGCAGCAGGTCACGAAGGAGGAGCTGACCGCGCATCTGGCGGGCCAGTTCGCGAAGATGTGGCTGCCGGATGACTATGTCTTCGTCCCGCAGGTGCCGCGGACGTCCACCGGCAAGTTCCTCAAGACGAAGCTGCGCGAGGACTACGGCGACCACCTGCTGAAGAATCCGAAGGCGGACGCGGCGACGTAG
- a CDS encoding amidase: MDPFVSLDATAQAELVRRREATPLELVDAAIARIERHNPTLNAVVQTQFDQARERARGTLPPGPFTGVPFLLQDLLTAQEGHPLTHGSRFGKDYVPDQDSELVKRHRRSGLVVLGKSNTPEMGLLPTTEGELHGPCRNPWDTSRSPGGSSGGAAAAVASGMVPFAHATDSGGSIRIPAAACGLFGLKPTRGRNPMGADIADAVHWLVTEHALTRSVRDSAALLDVTCGADAGTPYQAPAKARPYTQEVNTPPGHLRIRVAVRNPMGAAIHPECLAAIHSAARLLEDLGHHVDEGSLEVPGDDAVGQHFITMWTAGVVFSIDAMAERLGRSPEASHFEPFTWALYQYGLDQGLSAYLRASAELQRHSRAALRHFDDVDIWLMPTLNELAPPLGSFSSPPGEPMAALLRAGAFASHCPMANTTGLPAMSLPLHWSPDGLPVGVQFIGRFGDEATLFRLAAQLEAARPWAQRRPAVFG; encoded by the coding sequence ATGGACCCCTTTGTCAGTCTCGACGCGACGGCACAGGCGGAGCTCGTCCGGCGCCGGGAGGCCACGCCGCTCGAGCTCGTGGATGCGGCCATTGCCCGCATCGAGCGCCACAACCCGACACTCAACGCGGTCGTCCAGACGCAGTTCGACCAGGCGCGCGAGCGTGCCCGGGGAACGCTGCCTCCGGGCCCCTTCACCGGCGTCCCCTTCCTGCTCCAGGACCTGCTCACGGCCCAGGAGGGTCACCCGCTCACTCACGGCTCGCGCTTCGGGAAGGACTACGTTCCAGACCAGGACAGCGAGCTGGTGAAGCGCCACCGGCGCAGCGGCCTGGTGGTGCTGGGCAAGTCGAACACGCCGGAGATGGGGCTGCTCCCCACCACGGAGGGCGAGCTGCACGGGCCCTGCCGCAACCCCTGGGACACCTCGCGCTCTCCGGGCGGGTCCAGCGGCGGCGCGGCGGCGGCGGTGGCCAGCGGCATGGTGCCCTTCGCCCACGCGACGGACAGCGGCGGCTCCATCCGCATCCCCGCCGCCGCCTGTGGCCTCTTCGGCCTCAAGCCCACCCGGGGCCGCAACCCCATGGGCGCCGACATCGCGGACGCCGTCCACTGGCTCGTCACCGAACACGCCCTCACCCGCTCCGTGCGAGACAGCGCGGCGCTGCTCGACGTCACCTGCGGCGCGGACGCGGGGACGCCGTACCAGGCCCCCGCCAAGGCCCGGCCCTACACCCAGGAGGTCAACACGCCCCCGGGCCACCTGCGCATCCGCGTGGCCGTACGAAACCCCATGGGCGCCGCCATCCACCCGGAGTGCCTGGCCGCCATCCACTCCGCGGCCCGGCTGCTGGAGGACCTGGGCCACCACGTGGACGAGGGCAGCCTGGAGGTGCCCGGTGATGACGCGGTGGGCCAGCACTTCATCACCATGTGGACCGCGGGCGTCGTCTTCAGCATCGACGCGATGGCCGAGCGCCTGGGACGCAGTCCGGAGGCTTCGCACTTCGAGCCCTTCACCTGGGCCCTCTACCAATATGGCCTGGACCAGGGCCTGTCCGCCTATCTGCGCGCCAGCGCGGAATTGCAGCGTCACAGCCGCGCCGCGCTCCGTCACTTCGACGACGTGGACATCTGGTTGATGCCCACCCTCAACGAGCTCGCGCCGCCGCTGGGCTCGTTCTCCTCACCACCGGGCGAGCCCATGGCCGCGCTGCTCCGCGCGGGCGCCTTCGCCTCCCACTGCCCGATGGCCAACACCACGGGGCTGCCCGCCATGAGCCTGCCGCTCCACTGGAGCCCGGACGGCCTGCCCGTGGGCGTTCAGTTCATAGGGCGCTTTGGAGACGAGGCCACCCTGTTCCGGCTCGCCGCCCAGTTGGAGGCTGCCCGCCCCTGGGCCCAGCGTCGTCCAGCGGTGTTCGGATAG
- a CDS encoding carboxypeptidase-like regulatory domain-containing protein, with protein sequence MIDEVDQRLKAWVGRIAGDVPVFLGVPDRESLERGVCLYLLELGPAPPARGGGGGRASLQISVCYVITAGAESPERAHRLLGELVFAAMEEADFEVELTPVPTTVWAGLRTAPRPCFRLRVPVRRERAMPVIHRVLFPATPQAAPTPAEALLGCVVGPGDVPIPGALVELPTLKLTTRTDAKGCFRFPSVPPVATLGRLEVRARGELLELGSEVLAAEPQPLLIRLPLKEE encoded by the coding sequence ATGATCGACGAAGTCGATCAACGTTTGAAGGCGTGGGTGGGCCGCATTGCCGGTGATGTCCCGGTGTTCCTGGGCGTGCCGGACCGCGAATCGCTCGAGCGAGGCGTCTGCCTGTACCTGCTGGAGCTGGGGCCCGCGCCTCCGGCCCGAGGCGGGGGCGGGGGGCGCGCGTCGCTGCAGATTTCGGTCTGCTACGTCATCACCGCGGGGGCGGAGTCCCCGGAGCGAGCGCACCGGCTGCTGGGTGAGCTCGTCTTCGCGGCCATGGAGGAGGCGGACTTCGAGGTGGAGCTCACGCCGGTGCCCACCACGGTGTGGGCCGGGCTGAGGACCGCGCCGCGTCCCTGCTTCCGCCTGCGCGTCCCGGTGCGGCGGGAGCGCGCGATGCCCGTCATCCACCGGGTGCTCTTTCCCGCCACGCCCCAGGCCGCGCCGACGCCCGCGGAGGCGCTGCTGGGCTGTGTCGTCGGCCCGGGGGACGTGCCGATTCCGGGCGCGCTCGTCGAACTGCCCACGTTGAAGCTCACCACGCGCACGGATGCCAAGGGCTGCTTCCGTTTTCCCAGCGTGCCCCCCGTGGCCACGCTGGGGCGGCTGGAAGTGCGCGCCAGGGGTGAGCTGCTCGAGCTGGGCTCGGAGGTGCTCGCCGCCGAGCCCCAGCCGCTGCTCATCCGCCTGCCGTTGAAGGAGGAGTGA
- a CDS encoding 6-phosphofructokinase, translating to MKVAVLTGGGDCPGLNAVIRAVVRRANAHGFEMMGLRDGWKGLLEDNHFRLTRETTSGILHRGGTILGTSRVNPFKVENGLERVKRAIERNGIHAVIAIGGEGTLSAATRMSQEGLRIVGVPKTIDNDINATDFTFGFDTAVAIATEAIDRLHSTAESHKRVIVCEVMGRHVGWIATYAGIAGGADVILVPEIPADLAKVAEHIQRRHAGGRTFSIVVVAEGTRIKLSADQQEQLVTSGALDEAGRPRLGGVGTILAHEIERRTGFETRVSVLGHIQRGGAPTAHDRVLATRYGVHACDMVARGEFGKMAALRGNDIISVDLGDATRELKRVPQEFFEVAQVFFG from the coding sequence ATGAAAGTCGCCGTGCTCACCGGCGGGGGCGACTGCCCCGGCCTGAACGCCGTCATCCGCGCCGTCGTCCGCCGCGCCAACGCCCACGGCTTCGAGATGATGGGCCTCCGCGATGGTTGGAAGGGGTTGTTGGAGGACAACCACTTCCGCCTCACGCGTGAAACCACGTCCGGAATCCTCCACCGGGGCGGCACCATCCTCGGCACCTCGCGCGTCAACCCGTTCAAGGTCGAAAACGGGCTGGAGCGCGTCAAGCGCGCCATCGAACGCAACGGCATCCACGCCGTCATCGCCATTGGTGGTGAAGGCACGCTGTCGGCCGCCACGCGCATGTCGCAGGAAGGGCTGCGCATCGTCGGTGTGCCGAAGACCATCGACAACGACATCAACGCCACGGACTTCACCTTCGGCTTCGACACGGCCGTCGCCATCGCCACCGAGGCCATTGACCGGCTGCACTCCACCGCGGAGTCGCACAAGCGCGTCATCGTCTGCGAGGTGATGGGCCGTCACGTGGGCTGGATTGCCACCTACGCGGGCATCGCTGGCGGCGCGGACGTCATCCTGGTGCCGGAGATTCCCGCCGACCTGGCGAAGGTGGCCGAGCACATCCAGCGCCGCCACGCGGGCGGGCGCACCTTCTCCATCGTCGTGGTGGCGGAGGGCACGCGCATCAAGCTGTCCGCGGACCAGCAGGAGCAGCTCGTCACCAGCGGCGCGCTGGACGAGGCAGGCAGGCCGCGGCTCGGTGGCGTGGGCACCATCCTGGCGCACGAAATCGAGCGGCGCACCGGCTTCGAGACGCGCGTGTCCGTGCTGGGCCACATCCAGCGCGGCGGCGCCCCCACCGCGCATGACCGCGTGCTCGCCACCCGCTACGGCGTCCACGCCTGCGACATGGTGGCCCGCGGCGAGTTCGGGAAGATGGCCGCGCTGCGAGGCAACGACATCATCAGCGTGGACCTGGGGGACGCCACCCGCGAGCTCAAGCGCGTCCCGCAGGAGTTCTTTGAAGTCGCCCAGGTCTTCTTCGGCTGA
- a CDS encoding STAS/SEC14 domain-containing protein: protein MLAIQRRDAAMTAPVQLDAPDIQDVVRSRTLGLAYVGTVLVVAHNAQPPAPDDWARYCELIARHQDTATGQLVLAEGPGPNATQRQQALNQVPKDYVIPPTAVFTESPLVRGVVTLFNWFSPRAMRAFIPGDVPGAARHLGLSEEQVRRLVDIGKTVRPELQ, encoded by the coding sequence ATGCTCGCAATCCAACGGAGAGACGCGGCGATGACAGCTCCCGTCCAGCTCGACGCGCCCGACATCCAGGATGTGGTGCGGAGCCGAACGTTGGGGCTGGCATATGTCGGCACGGTGCTGGTGGTGGCGCACAACGCGCAGCCACCGGCCCCCGACGACTGGGCGCGCTACTGCGAGCTCATCGCGCGTCACCAGGACACGGCCACCGGGCAGCTCGTCCTGGCCGAAGGGCCCGGGCCCAATGCCACCCAGCGGCAACAGGCGCTCAACCAGGTGCCCAAGGACTACGTCATTCCGCCCACGGCGGTGTTCACCGAATCCCCACTGGTCCGCGGCGTCGTGACGCTCTTCAACTGGTTCAGTCCCCGGGCCATGCGCGCCTTCATTCCGGGGGACGTCCCGGGCGCCGCGCGGCACCTGGGCTTGAGCGAAGAACAGGTGCGGCGGCTGGTGGACATCGGCAAGACGGTGCGGCCGGAACTGCAGTGA
- a CDS encoding lytic transglycosylase domain-containing protein, producing the protein MGRKRAARRAGMTVPGWAWWLPCVLAPVVLLNVAVAWFGNSFVSPLSFSFLEAKAGALRAYLAHRPSCLVEGHAPLEPVIDAAERRHRLPAGLLRALVQVESETRVHRISPAGAMGPGQLMPGTAAMLGVKDPFDPEPAIDGSARYLAQQLRRFGDVRLAVAAYNAGPGAVNGRVPRNGETEFYVPKVLAAWELTRPPPPRKAPPAVKPVAKPKPVAPARSKAPASAAKEPKKPAAPAENGRS; encoded by the coding sequence GTGGGACGCAAGCGGGCGGCACGGCGTGCGGGGATGACGGTGCCCGGGTGGGCGTGGTGGTTGCCGTGTGTGCTCGCGCCGGTGGTGCTGCTCAACGTCGCGGTGGCCTGGTTCGGCAACAGCTTCGTGTCGCCGCTGTCCTTCTCGTTCCTGGAGGCCAAGGCGGGCGCGCTGCGCGCGTATCTGGCGCACCGGCCGTCGTGCCTGGTGGAGGGACACGCGCCCCTGGAGCCCGTCATCGACGCGGCCGAGCGCCGGCACCGCCTTCCCGCGGGGCTGCTGCGCGCGCTGGTGCAGGTGGAGTCGGAGACGCGCGTGCACCGCATCTCCCCGGCGGGAGCCATGGGGCCCGGACAGCTGATGCCCGGCACCGCGGCCATGCTGGGTGTGAAGGACCCGTTCGACCCGGAGCCGGCGATTGACGGCAGCGCACGCTATCTGGCCCAGCAGCTTCGGCGCTTCGGTGACGTGCGGCTCGCGGTGGCCGCGTACAACGCGGGCCCAGGCGCCGTGAATGGCCGCGTGCCGCGCAATGGCGAGACGGAGTTCTACGTGCCCAAGGTGCTCGCGGCGTGGGAGCTGACGCGCCCGCCTCCGCCGCGGAAGGCGCCGCCCGCGGTGAAGCCCGTGGCGAAGCCGAAGCCGGTGGCTCCGGCACGCTCAAAGGCACCGGCGTCCGCGGCGAAGGAGCCGAAGAAGCCCGCCGCGCCCGCGGAGAATGGCCGGAGCTGA